The Dehalococcoidales bacterium sequence TCCTGGAATCAATGAAGATGGAGAACCCGATACTGGCTCCGGTGAATGGCACTATCGACCAAGTAGGAGTTAGTGCCGACCAGGTGGTCAAGCCCGGTGATACAATCGCCGTTATCGAGTTCTAGTCTATCAAGA is a genomic window containing:
- a CDS encoding biotin/lipoyl-binding protein gives rise to the protein MARETVEVPITGKITCVNVKPGDQVQEGDVICILESMKMENPILAPVNGTIDQVGVSADQVVKPGDTIAVIEF